The Tolypothrix sp. PCC 7712 region CGATAAATCGCAGCTAGTCTAGCTTCAGCTTCGGCTGTATGTTCACCAACGATCGCAAACGCACTCATAGCTACTTGAATATTACGCCCGTAGCGATCGCTTGCCAATGTTTTCACCTTCTGCACCAATGCTGCTGTTTTTTCTGGTTCATCAGCATTGATAAATAAATAATCTCCGTGACGTGCTGCTAAATTAATTGCCCGCTCTGATTCTCCAGCAATAAAAATAGGCGGTGTTGCTAGAGGTTTATCAGTTAAAATACCATCCTTAATAGTATAATATTTGCCAACATAATTAAAGTTATCGACTGTCCACAGCCCCTTGATGACCTCAATATACTCTTCCAATCGGGCGTATCTCTCACTATGGGGGAGCCAAATATCTCCATAACTTTCTACTTCTAGCTTCCACCATCCAGCAATCCCACTCAGGGCAAATCTGCCTTTACTTAATTGATTTTGAATGTTTGCACTTACATTAGCAACCACCGCAGGTAGTTTAAAACCGGGTTGTACAGCCGCCACAATCTTGATGTTCTTGGTATTCAAACTTGCCAAAGCTGCTGTAATCCATGCGTCAGCGACATTGTAGTCAGGCCCATGAATAGCATTCAAGTAATGTTCAGGAATGTAATAGAAGTCATAACCTAACTCATCTGCTTCAATTGCCAACTTTACCAAATCTTGCGAAGATACATTAGCCTCGTGATTCACAACCCGCAACCATCCACCACAGACTGGCGACCAAATTCCAAACTGAAGTGCCATAAATCTTCTTCCTGTGCCTTTTTCGACGAGAGATTCAATAAAATACGATATCTTTATCTCTTTGCCGTGGTTTAGTAGTTCACACTACCATATTTATTTCTGCTGTGTATAGTTGCAGATGAGAGTAATCTCAAGCGTTGAAAAGTATTCACTTATCACGATATGGAATAGTAGTAATCCTTTGTTGAGTCCTGTATTTCGGGTTTCTTGGACATAATCAGGATGATACCCACCAAATATAAAAGAATTATTAAATATTCAACAAACGTTAGCGGTATTCCAAAATGGAATACTGAAATGGAATTTAAGTATATGCAGTCACGACATCGGCAAAATTGTCGTGATAAAGTCTGAAACATGAAAATGCGGTAAATCAATCGGTTTATAGTATATTGTCAATATCAGATCCTGAGATTGTTTACTTGTAAACTCAGAGGACTTTGCAGCCGCTATCAAGCTTTAGATTTTTTGGATCAATTTTTAAGTGATTTGTTTAGTGATGACAAATTCGGACTTGTTGCATCACAAGCAGACTTCCACAAATAACCAAGCTGTTTCATTCTCAAATACACAATTATGGTAGATATTAAGTTCGCATACTGGATTCCCAACGTCAGTGGGGGGTTAGTAGTTAGTAAAATTCCCCAACGGACAAACTGGACTTATGACTATAATGCTCAACTAGCTCAAACAGCTGAAGAGGTTGGGTTTGAATACGCTCTAGCCCAAGCTAGATTTATCGCCAGCTATGGGGCTGAGTACCAACTAGAGGCATTTACAACCGTATCAGCCCTCGCTCCAGTCACCAAAAAATTGAAGTTGATTGCGGCGGTTCATCCTGGATTATGGCATCCCGGAGTAGTCGCTAAAATCGGTGCTAGTATTGATTTTCTCTCTAACGGACGATTTGCTTTGAATGTAGTTAGCGGCTGGTTCAAAGATGAATTCACTATATATGGTGAACATTGGTTAGACCATGACGAACGCTATCGTCGTTCCGAAGAATTTATCCGCGTCCTCAAAGGCTTATGGACAGAGGATGAGTTTCACTTTAAAGGCGACTTCTACCGGATTAACGGCGGTTGGGTGAAGCCTAGACCGGTGAATCAGAATCCCCATCCAGAGATTTTCCAAGGTGGTAACTCCAAAGCCGCCCGGCGTATGGCTGGCCGCGTTTCTGATTGGTATTTTATGAATGGTAATACCCTAGAAGGGGTAAAAGAGCAGATTGCCGAAGTGTCTGAATTAGCTCGTCGAGAAGGACGCACAATTAGGTTTGGGCTAAATTCCTTTATCATCGTACGAGATACAGAAGCAGAAGCCCATGAAGTATTGCGCGAGATTATTGCCCAAGCCGATGTAGAAGCAGTGAAAGGATTTGGCGAAGCCGTCAAACAAGCGGGAGCTGCAACTCGTGAACGTGAGGGAATGTGGGCAAATTCCAATTTTGAAGATTTAGTACAGTATAACGATGGCTTCAAGTCAGGCTTGATTGGTACGGCTGAACAAGTAGCAGAAAAGATTCGCCAATTCCATGAAGCAGGGGTTGATCTCATTCTCGGCGGCTTCTTACACTACACAGATGATTTGCCAGCCTTCGGTAAGAAGGTAATCCCCATTGTGCGGGAACTTAAATCTCATCGTCGGGCTGCTGATGAGTTGGCTGTGGTATAGATTCACAGTCATATATCTTGTAGAAGTGGGTTTTGTAGAGCCAAGCTGTTGCGATCGCAGCTAAACCCACTTCTACAGCAACAGGAAAACCCTACGCAGATATAGCAGGGGACAGGTGACAGGGTGAAAAGCCTTGTGCTGTCTAATTTTTATGATTTATCGATGTCCTAACCAACTTGACTACGGCTATATCACGATT contains the following coding sequences:
- a CDS encoding LLM class flavin-dependent oxidoreductase, translating into MALQFGIWSPVCGGWLRVVNHEANVSSQDLVKLAIEADELGYDFYYIPEHYLNAIHGPDYNVADAWITAALASLNTKNIKIVAAVQPGFKLPAVVANVSANIQNQLSKGRFALSGIAGWWKLEVESYGDIWLPHSERYARLEEYIEVIKGLWTVDNFNYVGKYYTIKDGILTDKPLATPPIFIAGESERAINLAARHGDYLFINADEPEKTAALVQKVKTLASDRYGRNIQVAMSAFAIVGEHTAEAEARLAAIYRSADQQQIKYFQEQIDPNVVAHNKLDISQTIEANLGLSAQLVGDRYTIIQRLKEYEAVGVDLIILKFESMLEDTIRFHKLVISEYTQQNNLVRL
- the sfnG gene encoding dimethylsulfone monooxygenase SfnG, whose product is MVDIKFAYWIPNVSGGLVVSKIPQRTNWTYDYNAQLAQTAEEVGFEYALAQARFIASYGAEYQLEAFTTVSALAPVTKKLKLIAAVHPGLWHPGVVAKIGASIDFLSNGRFALNVVSGWFKDEFTIYGEHWLDHDERYRRSEEFIRVLKGLWTEDEFHFKGDFYRINGGWVKPRPVNQNPHPEIFQGGNSKAARRMAGRVSDWYFMNGNTLEGVKEQIAEVSELARREGRTIRFGLNSFIIVRDTEAEAHEVLREIIAQADVEAVKGFGEAVKQAGAATREREGMWANSNFEDLVQYNDGFKSGLIGTAEQVAEKIRQFHEAGVDLILGGFLHYTDDLPAFGKKVIPIVRELKSHRRAADELAVV